A window of Haliscomenobacter hydrossis DSM 1100 contains these coding sequences:
- the atpB gene encoding F0F1 ATP synthase subunit A — translation MSNKPIIRIALTLFISILGFNSAWANEEGHGEENPGKYDPVGTVMNHISDANEFHVWEGVHVPLPCFVYAPETGWSFFSSGVFEHGHKAVDRYVINHGRVNRIADASFPMGEVHIEGVHGKKEMMLVKGKEKEVEVFYAHHDGKEYKLDKPSTLDGGMMGGGITSFYDFSITKNVFTMMLAALLLIVVFTAVRNGYRKNEGKAPSGIQSFFEPFFVFIRDEVAKPMIGQKHYERFMPFIMTLFFFILFCNLLGLMPFFPGGSNVTGNLAVTMVLAVFAFIVTNVNGNSHYWQHIFWMPGIPAWVKTILTPVEVLGLFIKPFSLMIRLFANISAGHIIILSLIGLIFVFGENGTNFGGGVVGAIVGGAFTAFMNLIELLVAFLQAFVFAMLTASYIGAAVEEGHHDEAHHA, via the coding sequence GTGAGCAATAAGCCGATCATCAGAATAGCTTTGACGTTGTTTATCAGTATTTTGGGCTTTAATTCTGCCTGGGCCAACGAAGAAGGCCATGGCGAAGAGAACCCCGGTAAGTACGATCCGGTAGGCACAGTAATGAACCACATTTCTGATGCGAATGAATTCCACGTATGGGAAGGGGTGCATGTTCCCCTGCCTTGTTTTGTTTATGCCCCTGAAACGGGTTGGTCTTTCTTCTCTTCCGGCGTATTTGAGCACGGCCACAAAGCCGTCGACCGCTACGTGATCAACCATGGTCGCGTCAACCGCATTGCCGATGCTTCTTTCCCCATGGGCGAAGTACACATCGAAGGTGTACACGGCAAAAAGGAAATGATGCTGGTGAAGGGCAAAGAAAAAGAAGTGGAAGTTTTTTATGCGCACCACGACGGAAAAGAATACAAACTCGATAAGCCAAGTACACTGGACGGTGGCATGATGGGCGGAGGAATTACTTCCTTCTACGATTTTTCCATTACCAAGAATGTCTTTACCATGATGCTGGCGGCTTTGTTGCTGATCGTGGTTTTTACGGCAGTACGCAATGGCTACCGCAAAAATGAAGGCAAGGCCCCAAGCGGCATCCAATCCTTCTTCGAACCTTTCTTTGTGTTCATCCGCGATGAAGTAGCAAAACCCATGATTGGCCAAAAACACTACGAGCGTTTTATGCCTTTTATCATGACCTTGTTCTTCTTCATCCTCTTTTGCAATTTATTGGGTTTGATGCCTTTTTTCCCAGGTGGTTCCAACGTAACGGGCAACCTGGCAGTAACCATGGTTTTGGCAGTTTTTGCCTTCATCGTTACCAATGTGAATGGCAACAGCCACTACTGGCAGCACATTTTCTGGATGCCAGGCATTCCTGCCTGGGTCAAAACCATCCTTACGCCAGTGGAAGTACTCGGCTTGTTCATCAAGCCCTTCTCCCTGATGATTCGTCTTTTTGCCAATATATCTGCTGGTCACATCATCATTTTGAGTTTGATCGGTTTGATTTTTGTGTTTGGTGAAAACGGCACCAACTTCGGTGGGGGTGTCGTCGGCGCAATTGTAGGTGGCGCGTTTACAGCGTTTATGAACCTGATCGAATTGTTGGTGGCGTTCTTGCAAGCCTTTGTGTTTGCGATGCTGACAGCTTCTTATATCGGAGCTGCAGTGGAGGAAGGTCACCATGACGAGGCGCATCACGCATAA
- the atpE gene encoding ATP synthase F0 subunit C — protein sequence MGAIGAGIAALGAGIGVGLIGSKAMDAIARQPEAVNDIRANMILTAALVEGAALFAIVVGLLAG from the coding sequence ATGGGAGCAATTGGAGCTGGAATTGCAGCGCTTGGCGCTGGAATCGGTGTAGGTCTGATCGGTAGCAAAGCAATGGACGCTATCGCTCGTCAGCCAGAAGCAGTAAACGACATTCGTGCAAACATGATCTTGACTGCCGCTTTGGTAGAAGGTGCTGCTTTGTTCGCGATTGTAGTTGGTCTGTTGGCAGGTTAA
- the atpF gene encoding F0F1 ATP synthase subunit B: MTQFVFFGGFSVMQPDPGLIFWTSVIFLLIWFVLGRTAFGPIQNALKKRDADIQHALDEAKRAREEIGKMQSQNELLLREAQEQRTAILKEAKEIREATIKRAEEEAKAKVKAMLAEAKTDIEHMSLELKTSIKNELGNMALDIAEKLVRKELKSNTENVELAQKLVQEIKFN; this comes from the coding sequence ATGACGCAGTTTGTTTTTTTTGGCGGCTTTTCAGTCATGCAACCCGATCCCGGTCTGATTTTTTGGACTTCGGTGATCTTCCTTTTGATCTGGTTTGTGTTGGGTCGTACGGCTTTTGGCCCGATCCAAAATGCGTTAAAAAAGCGGGATGCCGATATCCAACATGCCTTGGATGAAGCCAAACGTGCCCGTGAAGAAATTGGCAAAATGCAATCGCAGAATGAACTTTTGTTGAGAGAAGCGCAGGAACAACGCACTGCGATCTTGAAAGAAGCAAAAGAGATTCGCGAAGCAACCATCAAACGTGCCGAAGAGGAAGCGAAGGCAAAAGTGAAAGCGATGCTTGCTGAAGCCAAAACCGACATCGAGCACATGAGTTTGGAACTCAAAACCAGCATCAAAAATGAATTGGGCAATATGGCCTTGGACATTGCCGAGAAGCTGGTGCGTAAAGAGCTGAAAAGCAATACCGAGAATGTGGAGTTAGCACAGAAACTGGTACAAGAGATCAAATTTAATTAG
- the atpH gene encoding ATP synthase F1 subunit delta: MSVNRIASRYAKSLIDLAVEQNNLEKIHQDVEHLRRMIKSSKDFVNFLRSPVIQYSRKKKALEALLQDKFEDLTFKFVDLLAAKKREAYLPEIADEFIIQYRTLNKISQAIIITAGEITPELEAQIKNKLQQAAVGFANVEVVTKIDPSLIGGFILEFEGHVYDVSVKYELDQMRKEFKGNLFESAIGR, from the coding sequence ATGTCGGTAAATAGAATTGCATCTCGCTACGCCAAATCACTGATTGATTTGGCCGTAGAGCAAAATAACCTGGAGAAAATTCACCAGGATGTGGAGCATTTGCGTCGGATGATCAAGAGCAGCAAGGATTTTGTCAACTTCTTGCGTAGCCCAGTGATCCAATATTCGCGCAAGAAAAAAGCCCTAGAGGCTTTGCTCCAAGACAAATTTGAGGACTTGACCTTTAAATTTGTCGACTTACTGGCGGCCAAAAAACGGGAGGCTTATTTGCCGGAAATTGCCGATGAGTTCATCATCCAATACCGGACCTTGAATAAAATTTCTCAAGCGATCATCATTACCGCAGGAGAAATCACCCCTGAATTGGAAGCCCAGATCAAGAATAAGCTGCAACAAGCGGCGGTTGGATTCGCCAATGTAGAAGTGGTGACCAAAATTGACCCCAGCTTGATTGGTGGTTTTATCCTTGAATTTGAAGGCCACGTTTACGACGTAAGCGTGAAATACGAATTGGATCAAATGCGGAAGGAGTTCAAAGGCAACTTGTTTGAATCCGCGATTGGAAGATAA
- the atpA gene encoding F0F1 ATP synthase subunit alpha yields the protein MVDVRPEEISQILKQQISGFGSASELEEFGTVLQVGDGIARVYGLNSAQAGELVEFESGVQAIVLNLEEDNVGVVLMGDGDGIKEGSRVKRTSRIASIEVGEGFVGRVVNPLGHPIDGRGPITGAKYEMPLERKAPGVIFRQPVNEPLQTGIKAIDAMIPIGRGQRELIIGDRQTGKTAIALDTIINQREFYDRGEPVFCIYVASGQKASTVANVAKTLEDAGAMAYTVIVAASAADPAPLQFYAPFAGACIGEFFRDTGRPALIIYDDLSKQAVAYREVSLLLRRPPGREAYPGDVFYLHSRLLERAAKIIANDGIARNMNDLPDSLKNAKDANGQPLVKGGGSLTALPIIETQAADVSAYIPTNVISITDGQIFLETNLFNAGIRPAINVGISVSRVGGNAQIKSMKKVSGTLKLDQAQYRELEAFAKFGSDLDPATLAILEKGKRNVEILKQPQYSPVSVEKQVAIIYLGTNGLLKDVPAEKVREFEDIFLLTMEQRFPEILANFKAGKLENEDLAKVKALSAELSNQFKK from the coding sequence ATGGTTGACGTTAGACCAGAAGAAATTTCTCAGATACTCAAGCAGCAGATCTCTGGATTTGGATCTGCTTCCGAATTGGAGGAGTTTGGTACCGTATTGCAAGTTGGAGACGGTATCGCTCGTGTTTATGGTCTGAATAGTGCTCAGGCCGGTGAATTGGTAGAATTCGAATCGGGCGTACAAGCCATCGTGTTGAACCTGGAAGAAGACAACGTAGGGGTTGTATTGATGGGTGACGGCGATGGAATCAAGGAAGGTTCACGCGTAAAACGCACCAGCCGCATTGCTTCGATTGAAGTAGGCGAAGGGTTCGTAGGCCGCGTAGTTAACCCACTCGGTCACCCAATCGACGGTCGTGGACCAATCACAGGAGCAAAATACGAAATGCCATTGGAGCGCAAAGCGCCAGGGGTAATCTTCCGTCAGCCCGTAAACGAACCACTACAAACGGGTATCAAGGCCATCGACGCCATGATTCCAATCGGTCGTGGTCAACGCGAATTGATCATTGGTGACCGCCAAACGGGTAAAACCGCCATCGCACTGGACACCATCATCAACCAACGCGAATTTTACGATCGTGGTGAGCCTGTGTTCTGTATTTATGTAGCTTCTGGCCAGAAGGCTTCTACGGTTGCCAACGTGGCCAAGACCCTGGAAGACGCTGGTGCCATGGCTTATACCGTCATCGTTGCCGCTTCGGCTGCTGATCCGGCTCCATTGCAGTTCTACGCGCCATTTGCCGGTGCTTGTATCGGCGAATTTTTCCGCGATACCGGTCGTCCAGCGCTGATCATTTACGATGACCTTTCCAAGCAGGCTGTAGCCTACCGCGAAGTATCGCTGTTGTTGCGTCGCCCTCCAGGTCGTGAGGCTTATCCTGGTGACGTATTCTACCTGCACAGCCGTTTGTTGGAGCGTGCCGCCAAAATCATCGCCAACGATGGGATTGCCCGCAACATGAACGACCTGCCTGATTCACTCAAAAACGCAAAAGACGCCAACGGCCAACCCCTTGTAAAAGGTGGTGGTTCTTTGACGGCCCTGCCGATCATCGAAACACAAGCTGCGGACGTATCTGCATACATTCCGACCAACGTAATTTCGATTACCGACGGTCAGATCTTCCTCGAAACCAACTTGTTCAACGCGGGTATCCGCCCAGCCATCAACGTAGGTATCTCCGTGAGCCGGGTAGGTGGTAACGCGCAGATCAAGTCGATGAAAAAAGTTTCGGGTACCTTGAAACTCGACCAGGCGCAATACCGCGAATTGGAGGCCTTTGCGAAGTTTGGTTCCGACTTGGATCCAGCTACCCTGGCTATCCTGGAAAAAGGCAAGCGCAACGTAGAAATTTTGAAACAACCACAGTACTCTCCAGTATCAGTTGAGAAGCAAGTTGCCATCATCTATTTGGGAACCAATGGTTTGTTGAAAGACGTTCCTGCGGAAAAGGTTCGGGAGTTTGAAGACATCTTCTTGCTGACCATGGAGCAGCGTTTCCCAGAAATTTTGGCCAACTTCAAAGCGGGCAAACTGGAAAACGAAGACCTGGCTAAAGTAAAAGCATTGTCTGCGGAGTTGTCCAACCAATTCAAGAAGTAA
- the atpG gene encoding ATP synthase F1 subunit gamma — protein MGANLKEVRERIKSVINTQQITKAMKMVSAAKLRKAQTAVQQLRPYANKLNAMLRNILSNLEGDASSIYGQERPVERACMVVVTSNRGLCGAFNSNICKAAALAIETKYAGVRAKGNLEILCIGKRGAEYFKKRYTDCKVITDHVMLFEDLSFDNVQKVSSKLMEAFASKQYDAIDIAYGRFRNAAVQYAEVEQWLPVEKLDTEGVGGKRADYIFEPTKENLLEYLVPSILKTQFQKCLLDTNASEHGARMTAMDKASENANEILRDLRINYNKARQEAITKEILEIVGGAAALSSD, from the coding sequence ATGGGTGCAAACTTAAAAGAGGTACGCGAACGGATCAAGTCGGTGATCAATACGCAGCAGATCACCAAAGCCATGAAAATGGTTTCGGCGGCAAAGCTGCGCAAAGCCCAGACTGCGGTTCAACAATTGCGGCCTTATGCCAATAAACTGAACGCGATGCTGCGCAACATCCTCTCCAACCTGGAGGGCGATGCCAGCTCGATCTACGGCCAGGAGCGCCCGGTAGAGCGCGCTTGTATGGTAGTTGTGACTTCCAACCGCGGACTTTGTGGTGCGTTCAACTCGAACATTTGCAAGGCAGCGGCTTTAGCCATAGAGACCAAGTATGCGGGCGTACGCGCCAAAGGCAATCTGGAAATCCTCTGCATCGGCAAACGCGGCGCTGAATACTTCAAAAAGCGTTACACCGATTGTAAAGTGATCACCGATCACGTGATGTTGTTCGAAGACTTGAGCTTCGACAACGTACAAAAGGTGTCCAGCAAACTGATGGAGGCTTTCGCCAGCAAGCAATACGACGCCATTGACATCGCTTATGGCCGCTTCCGCAATGCGGCAGTGCAATACGCCGAAGTTGAACAGTGGTTGCCGGTGGAAAAACTCGACACGGAAGGTGTTGGTGGCAAACGTGCCGACTACATCTTTGAACCGACCAAGGAAAACCTGCTCGAATACCTGGTGCCGAGCATCCTGAAGACCCAGTTCCAAAAATGCCTCCTGGATACCAATGCTTCTGAGCACGGTGCCCGGATGACGGCCATGGACAAGGCTTCAGAAAATGCCAACGAAATCCTCCGCGATTTGCGCATCAACTACAACAAAGCCCGCCAGGAAGCGATCACCAAAGAAATTTTGGAGATTGTGGGCGGTGCGGCGGCACTGTCGTCAGATTAA
- a CDS encoding NADAR family protein, with product MKANYNLDWLLTQEKQDTLLQYLYFWGHQPSKDGQITATCLSQWWEGHPFVVGDITYLTAEHWMMTQKAQLFGDYETSEKILVAKTPAEAKKLGRGVQNFDLGLWQEKCVDLVTQGNVHKFGQHEALKTFLLNTQNRVLVEASPFDKIWGIGLSADDPKAQHPDQWEGLNLLGWVLMAARDVLRGR from the coding sequence ATGAAAGCAAACTATAACCTCGATTGGCTCCTCACCCAGGAAAAACAAGACACTCTCCTCCAATACCTCTACTTCTGGGGGCACCAGCCCAGCAAAGATGGCCAAATTACTGCAACTTGCCTTAGCCAGTGGTGGGAAGGCCACCCTTTTGTGGTAGGAGACATTACCTACCTTACTGCGGAGCATTGGATGATGACCCAAAAAGCCCAGCTCTTTGGGGATTACGAAACTTCAGAAAAAATTTTAGTGGCAAAAACACCCGCAGAAGCTAAAAAACTGGGACGTGGGGTGCAAAATTTTGACCTCGGTTTGTGGCAGGAAAAGTGTGTTGACCTAGTGACCCAGGGCAATGTCCACAAGTTTGGGCAACACGAAGCCCTCAAAACGTTTTTGCTGAATACGCAGAATCGAGTCCTTGTAGAAGCCAGTCCATTTGATAAAATCTGGGGGATTGGTTTGAGTGCCGATGACCCCAAAGCGCAGCATCCAGATCAGTGGGAAGGGCTGAATTTGTTGGGGTGGGTATTGATGGCGGCACGGGATGTGTTGCGGGGTCGGTAA
- a CDS encoding protein phosphatase 2C domain-containing protein, which produces MKMFQTLCIGQHHVNHCEDYTVCASLGTQRWLFAVLDGCTMGRESFFASALCGKILHKIALERSHLSLKQATETNLVLELKAITQRLFNELNQIKHLLLLDKYDLLSTLVLLIWDGVQNQGEVLVVGDGVVQQDGVLHWFEQNNQPDYLGYHLEEDFEQWFLAQKQRLSISGFTNLSICSDGIFTFMPFDDQVYTSAPDPVQYLLEDRNFVQQNNMLDKKLRLLEKEYGLKPADDVAIVRLINE; this is translated from the coding sequence ATGAAAATGTTCCAAACCCTCTGTATCGGCCAACACCACGTAAACCATTGTGAGGATTATACAGTATGTGCATCGCTCGGTACACAACGTTGGCTTTTTGCTGTATTGGATGGCTGCACGATGGGGCGAGAAAGTTTCTTTGCTTCCGCGCTTTGTGGCAAAATCTTGCACAAAATTGCCCTGGAAAGAAGTCATCTCTCCTTAAAACAGGCTACCGAAACCAACTTGGTATTGGAACTCAAAGCCATCACCCAGCGTTTATTCAACGAGTTGAACCAAATCAAACACCTGCTCCTGCTGGACAAATACGACCTACTGAGCACCCTGGTGTTGTTGATTTGGGATGGGGTCCAAAATCAGGGAGAAGTGTTGGTGGTGGGAGATGGGGTTGTTCAACAAGATGGAGTACTCCATTGGTTTGAACAAAACAATCAGCCCGACTACCTGGGCTATCACCTGGAGGAAGATTTTGAACAGTGGTTTTTAGCACAAAAACAACGGCTATCAATTTCCGGTTTTACCAATCTCAGCATTTGCAGCGACGGGATTTTTACTTTCATGCCATTTGATGATCAGGTGTATACAAGTGCTCCTGATCCCGTTCAATACCTGTTGGAAGACCGCAATTTTGTTCAACAGAACAATATGCTGGATAAAAAACTGCGCTTGTTGGAGAAGGAATATGGGCTGAAGCCTGCGGATGATGTGGCCATAGTTCGATTGATCAATGAATAA
- a CDS encoding fatty acid desaturase family protein, whose translation MNKVTFSPSGKFYAILREEVQKYFSEKQISPKGDFRLYLKTIILFSSWIYLYVQLVFFTPESIVLGVFLCLLFGFNWALLGFNVCHDACHSSYSNNNAVNSILGYTFNFLGANAFFWKTKHNIVHHTFTNIDGVDADIIQTKLLRLAPTQHKMGIHRFQHLYCMVLYAVSYLGWVYMNDFEKYFSKEVKGTRINAFDIKEHLVFWLSKALYVTIYLVIPIMFVPSIFVFLFGYLIASMACGLVLAMVFQLAHVVEITEFEDATEHDLSIENEWAIHQLCTTANFAPKNKIVSWICGGLNFQVEHHLFPNISHVHYPKLHLIVQNVCAQHGIDYKCYESMGEALGSHFRRMKYLGVA comes from the coding sequence ATGAATAAAGTCACGTTTAGCCCTTCGGGGAAATTTTATGCCATTCTACGCGAAGAAGTCCAGAAATACTTTAGCGAAAAACAAATCAGTCCCAAGGGAGATTTTCGCCTGTATTTAAAAACGATCATTCTTTTTTCCTCCTGGATTTACCTGTACGTCCAATTGGTATTTTTTACGCCTGAATCCATTGTACTGGGGGTATTCCTGTGTCTCTTGTTTGGATTCAACTGGGCCTTGCTGGGCTTCAACGTTTGCCACGATGCCTGCCACAGCAGTTATTCCAACAACAACGCGGTCAACAGCATTTTGGGTTACACCTTCAATTTCCTGGGGGCCAATGCCTTTTTTTGGAAGACAAAACACAACATTGTCCACCATACCTTCACCAACATTGATGGTGTAGACGCCGATATCATTCAAACCAAACTTTTGCGCCTGGCGCCTACCCAGCACAAGATGGGGATTCATCGCTTTCAGCACCTTTATTGTATGGTGTTGTACGCGGTTTCTTATCTGGGTTGGGTGTACATGAATGATTTTGAGAAGTACTTCAGCAAAGAAGTGAAAGGCACCCGGATCAATGCGTTCGACATCAAAGAGCACCTGGTATTCTGGTTGTCCAAAGCACTGTATGTGACCATTTACCTGGTCATTCCCATCATGTTTGTGCCCAGTATTTTCGTCTTTCTATTTGGCTACCTGATTGCCTCTATGGCTTGTGGGTTGGTCTTGGCGATGGTGTTCCAATTGGCGCACGTGGTGGAAATCACCGAGTTTGAAGACGCTACTGAGCACGACCTGAGCATCGAAAATGAATGGGCGATTCACCAGTTGTGTACCACGGCCAATTTTGCACCGAAGAATAAAATCGTGAGTTGGATTTGTGGCGGATTGAACTTTCAGGTAGAGCACCACCTTTTCCCCAACATCAGCCACGTGCATTACCCAAAATTGCACCTGATCGTGCAAAATGTGTGTGCCCAACACGGAATCGATTACAAATGTTATGAGTCGATGGGTGAAGCCCTGGGCTCGCATTTCCGGCGTATGAAGTACCTGGGAGTGGCGTAA
- a CDS encoding OmpA/MotB family protein — translation MRYTILLGAALFLLSACGVSNKNVLAMEQSYKTEIGTLNEQLRNSRDEITRMQLQIAERKGENTALLATQDKYLKRLDELEEELDKAQNQALTKQSSLGDALKAKNDQILSLENQIAAIRGALKQELETLQQIAKEFQDSLAKFPVAQYSVEVRNGKIVLALTESLLFKSGVSNRIEPNGQAALKAIGTLLNANPVLLIQVLGHTDNQAASRKNLDSWDFTSLRAATVVRSLIDTHDLGANRVISGGRGEFDPITSNETSEGQSRNRRVELSLFFPPEDLQRKITQLAERK, via the coding sequence ATGCGATATACAATACTCTTGGGCGCAGCCTTGTTCTTGCTTTCCGCTTGCGGCGTTTCCAATAAAAATGTCCTGGCCATGGAACAATCCTACAAAACGGAAATTGGCACCCTGAACGAACAACTGCGCAACAGTCGGGACGAGATCACCCGCATGCAGCTGCAAATTGCCGAACGTAAGGGAGAAAATACTGCATTGTTGGCCACCCAGGACAAGTACCTCAAACGGCTGGATGAATTGGAAGAAGAGCTGGACAAGGCCCAAAACCAGGCCCTGACCAAACAATCCTCTCTGGGTGACGCGCTGAAAGCCAAAAACGATCAAATCCTTAGTTTGGAAAATCAAATTGCCGCCATTCGGGGGGCATTGAAGCAGGAGCTAGAAACCCTGCAACAAATTGCCAAAGAATTTCAGGATTCGCTGGCCAAATTTCCAGTAGCGCAATATTCGGTAGAAGTAAGAAACGGGAAAATTGTGCTGGCCCTCACCGAATCGTTGTTGTTCAAATCTGGCGTGAGCAACCGTATTGAACCCAATGGGCAAGCTGCCTTGAAAGCAATCGGAACCTTGTTGAATGCCAATCCGGTGTTATTGATTCAAGTACTTGGGCATACCGACAATCAGGCTGCTTCCCGGAAAAATCTAGATAGTTGGGACTTTACCTCCTTGCGTGCCGCCACGGTAGTGCGCAGCCTCATCGACACCCACGATCTGGGTGCCAACCGCGTGATCTCGGGGGGGCGCGGTGAGTTTGACCCCATCACCTCCAACGAAACCTCGGAAGGGCAATCCCGCAATCGGCGGGTGGAGTTGAGCTTGTTTTTTCCGCCCGAAGATTTACAACGCAAGATTACTCAACTGGCTGAAAGGAAGTGA
- a CDS encoding PD40 domain-containing protein, whose amino-acid sequence MQQRYLACTLLFIFCTLVLFAQETLSDKKKRATDFYYLNKYQAAQSVLISIKKTRQEDKETKLLLALCYYHLNQLKEAEPMLRNILETEKSPFPETWLYLGKIYHDQHEFNRAIEYYKLYLKAIPGSHANRTTVREDIRRCATGLALQYKTPRAIVENLGTTVNTPYDEYAPIMSPNFTDRIYFSAVRPGNVGGARNNFGQPDEVMGRHYSDIFTSQVNKGIWTPPQAMHHLLNSPKHEVLLDFNANGKALFYFKGSSYTQGEILIDTFRVGSRTLSSDPFLGPVEATAGLSSAQFIGDSMVIFASQRPGGYGGLDLYKTVFIRGRWSAPINLGPDINSTFDETTPFLSRNGQVLYFSSNRPDHSIGGFDVFRCLLIPQINRWTNPDNIGIPVNSASDDTHFRLSRDGYTAYFASSRKDGMGERDIYAAYFFDYLHEMAAPITAPAPVYVQTPPPPRQRTNPDGSLAEPVAVEVAPRGTSIALKPFYFNQDGQWMQGAELKQLDELVAVMKKYPQLNLLITAASRQELAVSSRLYGGIKSAENMANYLIGKGVSPVALQLRSVPPPPDFTSNFKTLNFQLSSVTEMPLTSTTEPWLSGYTEESGLVFRIQIGQSSGVLQNPLLSQDKYTMSEKSLSNGGYLYTIGRFNTYVDAKTALGKFSNQAGFATFELVSYLNGIRLSRETAGGLSKMYPDILTWLEEKK is encoded by the coding sequence ATGCAGCAGCGCTACCTCGCATGTACACTTTTGTTCATTTTTTGCACCCTGGTACTCTTCGCACAGGAAACATTGTCCGACAAAAAAAAGCGGGCCACTGACTTTTATTACCTCAATAAATACCAGGCGGCTCAAAGTGTGCTGATCAGCATCAAAAAAACCCGCCAGGAAGACAAGGAGACCAAACTCTTGCTTGCCCTGTGTTATTATCACCTCAACCAGCTGAAGGAGGCAGAGCCGATGCTGCGCAATATTTTGGAAACAGAGAAGTCCCCTTTTCCAGAAACCTGGCTTTACCTGGGCAAAATTTACCACGATCAACACGAGTTTAACCGGGCCATTGAATACTACAAGCTATACCTGAAAGCCATTCCTGGCAGCCATGCCAACCGCACGACGGTGCGCGAAGACATTCGGCGCTGTGCTACAGGGCTAGCCTTGCAATACAAAACCCCACGAGCCATTGTGGAGAATCTTGGAACGACGGTCAATACCCCGTACGATGAATATGCCCCGATTATGAGCCCTAATTTCACCGACCGCATCTACTTTTCTGCCGTACGGCCAGGCAATGTAGGCGGTGCACGCAATAATTTTGGGCAACCGGACGAAGTGATGGGGCGTCACTACAGTGACATTTTTACCTCACAAGTGAACAAGGGCATCTGGACACCGCCACAGGCCATGCACCATTTGCTCAATAGCCCTAAGCACGAGGTGTTGCTCGATTTTAATGCCAATGGCAAGGCGCTATTTTATTTCAAAGGCAGTTCTTATACCCAAGGCGAAATTTTGATTGATACCTTCCGGGTAGGCAGCCGCACTTTGTCTTCTGATCCGTTCCTGGGACCAGTGGAGGCCACGGCAGGATTGAGTTCCGCCCAGTTTATTGGCGATTCAATGGTCATTTTTGCCAGTCAACGCCCAGGAGGTTATGGGGGTCTCGATTTGTACAAAACGGTGTTTATCCGTGGCCGTTGGAGTGCGCCCATCAATCTGGGACCTGACATCAACTCTACCTTTGACGAAACCACTCCTTTCCTGTCCCGCAATGGACAAGTCTTGTATTTCAGCTCCAATCGACCTGATCACAGCATTGGTGGTTTTGACGTATTCCGCTGTTTACTGATTCCCCAAATCAACCGTTGGACCAATCCTGACAACATTGGAATACCGGTCAACTCTGCTTCCGACGATACCCATTTTCGCCTTTCGCGCGATGGTTATACTGCTTACTTTGCCTCTTCCCGCAAAGATGGTATGGGCGAACGCGACATCTACGCGGCTTATTTTTTCGATTACCTGCACGAGATGGCCGCACCCATTACCGCTCCAGCGCCAGTGTATGTACAAACCCCGCCGCCACCCAGGCAACGCACCAATCCCGATGGCAGTCTGGCTGAACCCGTGGCCGTAGAAGTGGCACCCCGTGGCACCAGCATTGCCCTCAAACCTTTTTATTTCAATCAGGACGGGCAATGGATGCAGGGTGCAGAGTTGAAACAATTGGACGAGTTGGTAGCGGTTATGAAAAAATATCCGCAGCTTAACCTGCTCATTACAGCAGCATCGCGCCAGGAATTGGCCGTGAGTTCGCGTTTATACGGAGGGATAAAAAGTGCCGAAAACATGGCCAATTATCTGATTGGTAAAGGTGTTTCTCCTGTTGCCCTGCAATTGCGCAGTGTGCCGCCGCCGCCAGATTTTACCAGCAACTTTAAAACCCTGAATTTCCAACTCAGCAGTGTCACCGAAATGCCCCTCACCAGTACTACCGAACCCTGGCTAAGCGGCTATACTGAGGAAAGTGGCCTGGTTTTTCGCATCCAAATTGGACAAAGCAGTGGTGTACTGCAAAATCCACTGCTCAGCCAGGACAAATATACCATGTCTGAAAAATCTCTGTCGAATGGGGGCTATTTGTACACCATTGGCCGATTTAATACCTATGTTGATGCAAAAACTGCCTTGGGAAAATTCAGCAACCAAGCGGGTTTTGCTACCTTTGAGCTCGTATCTTACCTCAATGGCATCCGGCTCAGCCGCGAGACCGCTGGGGGCCTGAGCAAAATGTACCCCGACATTTTGACCTGGCTGGAGGAAAAAAAGTAA